The following coding sequences lie in one Spinacia oleracea cultivar Varoflay chromosome 1, BTI_SOV_V1, whole genome shotgun sequence genomic window:
- the LOC110803245 gene encoding uncharacterized protein: MNSPHTKSTTEPPHQCPYHRQHHHHHHHLLFIHPSSLSSPHHHLHLHHHHHHYHVLPQSNNIPQNPNSNFCPNLINPPPQIPEPEAPPTSQYTLNFKDDDHDEFEEVLDEDEDPIFVMTDEWREFFAKSEARRRAAKKLAKKQGKT, from the exons ATGAACTCGCCACATACTAAGAGTACAACGGAACCACCACATCAGTGCCCTTACCACCGccagcaccaccaccaccaccaccacctcctatTCATCCACCCTTCTTCTCTATCCTCCCctcaccaccacctccacctccaccaccatcaccaccactaCCATGTTCTGCCTCAAAGCAACAACATTCCACAAAACCCCAattcaaatttctgccctaATTTAATCAACCCACCTCCCCAAATCCCTGAACCTGAAGCTCCTCCCACTTCCCAATATACCCT GAATTTCAAAGATGATGATCATGATGAATTTGAAGAGGTTctagatgaagatgaagatccAATTTTCGTTATGACTGATGAATGGAGAGAGTTTTTCGCAAAATCTGAAGCCAGAAGGAGAGCAG CTAAAAAACTCGCCAAGAAACAGGGGAAGACCTAA